A single window of Eucalyptus grandis isolate ANBG69807.140 chromosome 1, ASM1654582v1, whole genome shotgun sequence DNA harbors:
- the LOC120292169 gene encoding polygalacturonase-1 non-catalytic subunit beta-like, translated as MEQGLFFRESMLKSGNVMPMPDLRDNFPKTSFLPRRISSKLPFSTSKLAELKQIFHAIENSTMEKIMAQTLGLCEGAALQDETKRCLASIEDMIDFATSVLGHDVMVRSTESARGSKQEVLIGVVKRIEGSEGSKPVACHQSLFPYIVYYCHAFPNVRVYEADILDPKSKAKINHGVAICHMDTSTWSPAHGSFLLLGSGPGQIEVCHWINENNMMWTIAK; from the coding sequence ATGGAGCAGGGCTTGTTCTTTCGAGAGTCGATGCTGAAGAGCGGGAATGTGATGCCAATGCCCGACCTCCGGGATAACTTTCCCAAAACGTCATTTTTGCCTCGCCGCATTTCCTCCAAACTGCCATTCTCAACCTCGAAGCTCGCTGAGTTGAAGCAAATCTTCCATGCCATAGAAAATTCCACTATGGAGAAGATCATGGCACAAACGCTAGGCCTGTGCGAGGGTGCAGCACTCCAAGACGAAACCAAGAGGTGTCTGGCCTCCATCGAGGATATGATCGACTTCGCCACCTCGGTTTTGGGTCATGACGTCATGGTCCGATCCACGGAGAGTGCCAGAGGGTCGAAGCAGGAGGTCTTGATCGGGGTGGTCAAGAGGATCGAGGGCAGCGAAGGGAGCAAGCCCGTGGCCTGTCACCAGAGTCTATTTCCTTACATTGTCTATTACTGTCATGCATTTCCAAATGTCCGAGTTTACGAAGCAGATATACTAGATCCCAAATCCAAGGCTAAGATCAATCACGGTGTCGCCATTTGTCATATGGACACATCAACTTGGAGCCCTGCCCATGGATCATTTCTGTTGCTTGGATCGGGTCCTGGCCAGATCGAGGTCTGCCATTGGATAAATGAGAATAACATGATGTGGACAATTGCCAAGTAA